A genome region from Triticum aestivum cultivar Chinese Spring chromosome 2B, IWGSC CS RefSeq v2.1, whole genome shotgun sequence includes the following:
- the LOC123043471 gene encoding cytochrome P450 99A2 — protein MELSGATLFFVSLISVLSLLSLLSRKAAPSSKRRPPGPWCLPLIGNLHQILTSKLPVVLRDLAKKHGPVMRLRLGQVDAAVVSSPAAAREVLRDKDLTFASRPSILMSEISLYGNLDVAFAPYGAYWRTRRKICAAELLSERKVRQFSPVRDKETMSLVSNVREASRGGEPVNLRRLLVLCSNSITGKTAFGEMCSSELQEQFLSVMDEVLNLGTGLCVGDLFPSLWFVDVITGLRGRLWRARRQQDKVLDKIISQSEVRRGDHVLNSLLRIRDKGEIDSIPMELDNVKAIIMDMFTAGTETTSSAAEWVMSDLMRNPEVMMKAQAEVRRTFDNKSSQDHEGHIVELHYTKMVIKESMRLNPVLPLLVPRVCRETCDVGGFEIMEGTRVMVNTWALGRDPEYWHEPEEFRPERFEDGTATYKGSRFDYLPFGSGRRIYPGDTFGVAVLELMVARLLYYFDWSLPAGVKPSELDMEMIVALTSRRKNQLHLVATSYNGIGHADAN, from the exons ATGGAGCTAAGCGGAGCCACCCTCTTCTTCGTTTCTCTCATCTCAGTGTTGAGTCTACTTTCCTTGCTTAGCCGCAAAGCAGCACCAAGTTCCAAGCGGCGGCCTCCCGGCCCGTGGTGTCTGCCCTTGATCGGAAATCTCCATCAGATCCTCACGTCAAAGCTGCCCGTCGTCCTCCGGGACCTGGCCAAGAAGCACGGGCCGGTGATGCGCCTCCGGCTGGGCCAGGTTGACGCCGCGGTGGTctcctcgccggcggcggcgcgggaggttcTCCGGGACAAGGATCTTACATTCGCGTCGCGGCCGAGCATCCTCATGTCGGAGATCAGCCTCTACGGGAACCTCGACGTCGCCTTCGCGCCGTATGGCGCGTACTGGCGGACGCGGCGCAAGATCtgcgcggcggagctcctgagcgaGCGGAAGGTCAGGCAGTTTTCGCCGGTGAGGGACAAGGAGACCATGTCCCTCGTCAGCAACGTTCGCGAAGCAAGCAGGGGCGGCGAGCCGGTCAACCTCCGCAGGCTGCTCGTGCTGTGCTCGAATTCGATAACCGGCAAGACGGCGTTCGGGGAGATGTGCAGCTCGGAGCTCCAGGAGCAGTTTCTGTCGGTGATGGACGAGGTGCTGAACCTCGGCACGGGGCTCTGCGTCGGGGACCTCTTCCCGTCGCTGTGGTTCGTCGACGTGATCACCGGGCTGAGAGGCCGGCTATGGCGAGCTCGCCGGCAGCAGGACAAGGTCCTGGACAAGATCATCTCTCAATCCGAGGTGAGGCGAGGTGATCACGTTCTGAACTCTTTGCTTAGGATCAGAGACAAGGGGGAGATTGACTCCATCCCGATGGAACTGGATAACGTCAAGGCAATCATCATG GATATGTTCACGGCCGGGACAGAGACGACATCGTCAGCTGCCGAGTGGGTCATGTCGGACCTCATGAGGAACCCGGAGGTGATGATGAAGGCGCAGGCTGAGGTGCGACGGACGTTCGACAATAAGAGCTCTCAAGACCATGAGGGACACATAGTGGAGCTACACTACACCAAGATGGTGATCAAGGAGAGCATGCGGCTAAATCCAGTGCTGCCGCTGCTGGTTCCCCGTGTCTGCCGAGAGACCTGTGATGTCGGCGGGTTTGAGATCATGGAGGGTACTAGGGTTATGGTGAATACCTGGGCATTGGGTAGGGACCCCGAGTACTGGCATGAGCCTGAGGAGTTCAGGCCGGAGCGGTTCGAGGATGGCACGGCGACCTACAAAGGCTCGCGGTTTGACTACTTGCCGTTCGGAAGCGGAAGGAGAATCTACCCGGGTGATACATTTGGGGTTGCCGTGTTGGAGCTCATGGTGGCACGACTTCTCTACTACTTTGACTGGAGCCTGCCTGCCGGAGTGAAGCCAAGTGAGTTGGACATGGAAATGATCGTTGCATTAACCTCAAGGAGGAAGAACCAGCTGCACCTAGTGGCGACATCGTATAACGGTATAGGTCATGCAGATGCTAattga
- the LOC123043470 gene encoding uncharacterized protein isoform X2, with protein MAAAMVAARSGMVAGTSPSLQRLRDLPVWDRSTVSSRCFCSAVREEIPWTLMSSSATLTPIQQLYAGRGVRRCREKNEEWDAPEERGVVIFVPARPRCLWMVRGEGAASARRRGRMQLKPLLPSTYG; from the exons atggcggcggccatggtggcagcCAGATCTGGGATGGTCGCAGGCACCTCTCCCTCCTTGCAAAGGCTACGGGATTTACCGGTATGGGACAGGAGCACTGTTTCCTCCCGTTGCTTCTGCTCGGCCGTGCGTGAGGAGATCCCATGGACGCTGATGTCAAGCTCCGCTACTCTGACCCCCATCCAG CAACTCTATGCAGGGAGAGGGGTGAGGCGATGCAGGGAGAAAAATGAAGAATGGGATGCACCTGAGGAGAGAGGGGTTGTCATCTTCGTTCCTGCTCGACCACGTTGCCTATG GATGGTGAGAGGAGAAGGTGCTGCAAGTGCTAGGAGAAGGGGTCGGATGCAACTGAAACCCTTGCT ACCAAGCACCTACGGGTGA
- the LOC123043470 gene encoding uncharacterized protein isoform X1, protein MAAAMVAARSGMVAGTSPSLQRLRDLPVWDRSTVSSRCFCSAVREEIPWTLMSSSATLTPIQQLYAGRGVRRCREKNEEWDAPEERGVVIFVPARPRCLWMVRGEGAASARRRGRMQLKPLLNQMFRAGAAPAPAGWCSWNKTARRPSSCRMC, encoded by the exons atggcggcggccatggtggcagcCAGATCTGGGATGGTCGCAGGCACCTCTCCCTCCTTGCAAAGGCTACGGGATTTACCGGTATGGGACAGGAGCACTGTTTCCTCCCGTTGCTTCTGCTCGGCCGTGCGTGAGGAGATCCCATGGACGCTGATGTCAAGCTCCGCTACTCTGACCCCCATCCAG CAACTCTATGCAGGGAGAGGGGTGAGGCGATGCAGGGAGAAAAATGAAGAATGGGATGCACCTGAGGAGAGAGGGGTTGTCATCTTCGTTCCTGCTCGACCACGTTGCCTATG GATGGTGAGAGGAGAAGGTGCTGCAAGTGCTAGGAGAAGGGGTCGGATGCAACTGAAACCCTTGCT AAATCAAATGTTTCGTGCCGGCGCGGCTCCGGCGCCTGCTGGATGGTGCTCCTGGAACAAGACGGCACGGAGGCCCTCCTCTTGCAGGATGTGCTGA